The following is a genomic window from Planctomycetota bacterium.
CGCGGAGCAGGAAGAGCGTCGTCCACCTCTTGACGTCGCAGATCCACCAGAGTGGCGAGAGCACGATCATGCCGATGCCGGCACTCAGCAGGCAGTACGGCACGCTGAAGAACCACTTGCTCGACGGCACCGTGAACCGCCCGACCCATCCGGTGCCCGACGCGTCGTAGCCGCCTGAAAGCAACAGGGCAAGCAGCACCAGGGCGACTCCGCCGCCGAGGACGAGCAGCAGCTTGCGTGCGACGCCTTGCGACCCGACGAGCACGAGACTCGACCACCCGCCGAAGACAGCGATCGCCGCCGCTGGCAGAGCTTGCTGGAAGCCGCCGAACCAGCCGAAGCCACCGAGTCGGTCGTCCCTCAAGACATCGCCAGTGCCTTCATCCGGTCCAAACAAGGTGTCAGATGTCCACCCAACAAGCCTGTCGAACCAGATTGCCGGAGCGTTCAGCGCCTCCTTGACACCTTGATAGTGCTGCCAAGTCGCGGTGCCCGTCGGCGCGCCCTCGGCCGCACGTGCTGCGCCCAACTCTGCGACCGAGTCGTACGGCACGAGCGTCATCACGCCCCATTTCGCCAGCAGAATCGTGGACACGATGCCGACCTGCCACCAACGCGGCAGCAGGAAGACGCCGACGCACACGACGTATGCCGCCGCGATGAGTTGAAGGATGTTCCAACTCAGCAGATCGCCCCAGACCAGCGGCCGCGTGTACGCCGCTGAGGCAACCGTCAGCAGAACGCCCAGCATGTAGAGCACGACGCCGCGCTTCAGTGCGATGAGCAGTGTCCGCCACCATTTGCGGTCACGACCTCGGCCGAACTTCATCGACAATGGCACGCTCGCCCCGGCCGCGAAGAGGAAGAGCGGAAAAACGATGTCTGCCGCCGTGAC
Proteins encoded in this region:
- a CDS encoding DUF5009 domain-containing protein, whose product is MASSIKSTALDTTAGSATRLLSLDALRGGTIALMVWVNHTFHPNLFDNPTLDAVHRQWFHIPWNEPAQGVTAADIVFPLFLFAAGASVPLSMKFGRGRDRKWWRTLLIALKRGVVLYMLGVLLTVASAAYTRPLVWGDLLSWNILQLIAAAYVVCVGVFLLPRWWQVGIVSTILLAKWGVMTLVPYDSVAELGAARAAEGAPTGTATWQHYQGVKEALNAPAIWFDRLVGWTSDTLFGPDEGTGDVLRDDRLGGFGWFGGFQQALPAAAIAVFGGWSSLVLVGSQGVARKLLLVLGGGVALVLLALLLSGGYDASGTGWVGRFTVPSSKWFFSVPYCLLSAGIGMIVLSPLWWICDVKRWTTLFLLRVFGLNAIALYLGSEMLFKCIIARWSIHTPAGDTANLASGLIAWTERWTTSRVVGSLAWPVIYMTLWWLVLFWMDRRKLYLKV